A window from Plasmodium gaboni strain SY75 chromosome 9, whole genome shotgun sequence encodes these proteins:
- a CDS encoding alpha tubulin 1 (part of same gene as PGSY75_0903700B~gap found within coding sequence): MREVISIHVGQAGIQVGNACWELFCLEHGIQPDGQMPSDKAARANDDAFNTFFSETGAGKH, translated from the exons atgagaGAAGTAATAAGTATCCATGTAGGACAAGCTGGTATTCAAGTTGGAAATGCTTGCTG GGAATTGTTTTGCCTAGAGCATGGAATACAGCCCGATGGTCAAATGCCCTCTGACAAGGCTGCTAGAGCTAATGATGATGCTTTTAATACATTCTTTTCAGAAACTGGTGCAGGAAAACAT
- a CDS encoding alpha tubulin 1 (part of same gene as PGSY75_0903700A~gap found within coding sequence) → GTYRQLFHPEQLISGKEDAANNFARGHYTIGKEVIDVCLDRIRKLADNCTGLQGFLMFSAVGGGTGSGFGCLMLERLSVDYGKKSKLNFCCWPSPQVSTAVVEPYNSVLSTHSLLEHTDVAIMLDNEAIYDICRRNLDIERPTYTNLNRLIAQVISSLTASLRFDGALNVDVTEFQTNLVPYPRIHFMLSSYAPVVSAEKAYHEQLSVSEITNSAFEPANMMAKCDPRHGKYMACCLMYRGDVVPKDVNAAVATIKTKRTIQFVDWCPTGFKCGINYQPPTVVPGGDLAKVMRAVCMISNSTAIAEVFSRMDQKFDLMYAKRAFVHWYVGEGMEEGEFSEAREDLAALEKDYEEVGIESNEAEGEDEGYEADY, encoded by the coding sequence CAGGAACTTATCGTCAATTATTTCATCCTGAACAATTAATATCAGGTAAAGAAGATGCTGCCAACAATTTCGCAAGAGGACACTATACAATCGGTAAAGAAGTTATAGATGTATGTTTGGACAGAATTAGAAAATTAGCTGATAACTGTACCGGTTTACAAGGATTTTTAATGTTCAGCGCAGTTGGAGGTGGAACAGGTAGTGGATTTGGTTGTTTAATGTTAGAAAGATTATCAGTTGATTATGGAAAGAAATCTAAGCTCAATTTTTGCTGTTGGCCATCACCTCAAGTTTCAACTGCTGTAGTTGAACCATACAATTCAGTTTTGTCTACTCATTCATTATTAGAACATACTGATGTAGCAATAATGCTTGATAACGAAGctatatatgatatatgCAGAAGAAATTTAGATATTGAAAGACCAACATATACTAATTTAAACAGATTGATTGCTCAAGTTATTTCATCCTTAACAGCATCTTTAAGATTTGACGGTGCTTTAAATGTTGATGTAACAGAATTCCAAACCAACTTAGTACCATACCCTCGTATTCATTTTATGTTATCTTCATATGCTCCAGTTGTTAGTGCTGAAAAAGCATACCATGAACAATTGTCCGTTTCTGAAATTACAAACTCAGCCTTCGAACCAGCAAATATGATGGCAAAATGTGACCCAAGACATGGAAAATATATGGCTTGTTGTTTAATGTATAGAGGTGATGTAGTACCAAAGGATGTTAATGCAGCTGTTGCTACcataaaaacaaaaagaaCCATTCAATTTGTTGATTGGTGTCCTACTGGTTTTAAATGTGGTATAAATTATCAACCACCAACTGTTGTACCAGGAGGAGACTTAGCCAAAGTTATGAGAGCTGTTTGTATGATCAGTAACTCAACAGCAATTGCAGAAGTATTCTCAAGAATGGATCAAAAATTTGATTTAATGTATGCAAAAAGAGCATTTGTTCATTGGTACGTTGGTGAAGGTATGGAAGAAGGAGAATTTAGTGAAGCTAGAGAAGATTTGGCTGCCTTAGAAAAAGATTATGAAGAGGTAGGAATTGAATCCAATGAAGCAGAAGGCGAAGACGAAGGATATGAAGCAGATTACTAA